The proteins below are encoded in one region of Rana temporaria chromosome 2, aRanTem1.1, whole genome shotgun sequence:
- the AVPR1B gene encoding vasopressin V1b receptor — translation MSSNYNTTALDLDRYPLYSSVKLYNIVNSSDLRDEDLAKAEVAVLSIILAITMLGNVGVIFAIYRRVKKMTRMHLFIVHLAITDLAVALFQILPQLIWDITFRFIGSDFVCRTVKYTQVMSMFASTYMLMMMTIDRYIAVCHPLKTLQQPTQHAYIMIGVTWIISSLLSLPQIFIFSLKEIEQHIGIVDCWADFRYPWGAKAYITWTTISLFAVPVGILVVCYSLICCEICKNLKGKIQTSRQRQVMPSRVSSVQTISRAKIRTVKMTFVIVISYIICWTPFFSVQMWSVWDENAPDDDSSDVAFTITMLLACLSSCSNPWIYMFYSSPQLCPRIRLPHSHRQNSTGSASSHRDTLLIQIRTHSMQMQATCQSIRDLYPAFDDTVIETGLL, via the exons ATGAGTTCTAATTATAACACTACTGCTTTGGATTTGGACCGTTATCCTCTGTATTCATCTGTGAAATTATACAATATTGTGAATTCCTCAGACTTGAGAGATGAAGATCTAGCTAAAGCTGAAGTGGCAGTCTTAAGTATTATTTTGGCCATCACAATGCTAGGAAATGTAGGAGTAATATTTGCTATATACAGAAGAGTGAAGAAGATGACCAGGATGCATCTCTTTATTGTTCATCTTGCTATCACTGACTTGGCAGTAGCCCTGTTTCAGATCTTACCCCAGTTGATCTGGGATATTACTTTTCGATTCATTGGTTCTGATTTTGTTTGTAGGACTGTGAAATATACTCAAGTTATGAGCATGTTTGCATCTACTTACATGCTGATGATGATGACGATAGACAGGTACATTGCAGTATGTCATCCACTAAAGACTTTGCAACAGCCAACACAGCATGCTTATATCATGATTGGGGTTACATGGATCATCAGTAGCCTTTTAAGTCTTCCTCAGATTTTCATTTTCTCTCTAAAAGAAATTGAACAGCACATAGGAATTGTAGATTGCTGGGCTGACTTTAGATATCCATGGGGTGCTAAAGCCTACATTACATGGACCACCATTTCTTTATTTGCTGTGCCCGTTGGAATCCTTGTAGTATGCTACAGTTTAATTTGCTGTGAGATCTGCAAGAACCTGAAAGGAAAGATTCAGACATCAAGACAGAGACAAGTGATGCCTTCTAGAGTAAGCAGCGTACAAACTATTTCCAGAGCCAAGATCAGGACAGTGAAGATGACTTTTGTCATTGTAATTTCATATATTATATGCTGGACACCCTTCTTCAGTGTTCAGATGTGGTCTGTATGGGATGAAAATGCCCCAGATGATG ATTCTTCAGATGTTGCATTTACTATCACCATGCTCTTGGCCTGCCTAAGCAGTTGTAGTAACCCTTGGATCTATATGTTCTACAGTAGTCCCCAGTTGTGTCCACGGATTCGTCTCCCTCATTCccataggcagaattctacaggaAGTGCATCAAGCCATCGAGATACCCTTCTGATTCAGATTCGGACACACTCAATGCAGATGCAAGCCACATGCCAGAGCATTAGGGACCTGTATCcagcatttgatgacacagtcaTAGAAACGGGTCTCCTCTAA